The Juglans microcarpa x Juglans regia isolate MS1-56 chromosome 2D, Jm3101_v1.0, whole genome shotgun sequence DNA window GAACTTAACGATAGCATGGCGAATGTATTTCACAactttcatatgaaaaatacatgagaATTTTTTGTGGCGGAAAAAAGAGTCCCAAAAATTGTTGTTTGAACAGATTATTAAAACGTTCAAACAtcagaaaaaattttaaagcttCACAAAAACTAAATTTGTTGTTGTGTATATAAATGCAAGAAAAAAGTAAGCAAAATAGAGAGATTGACCTCCAAATTTAGAAGGAAATATATAGGTATCATCAGGCACGGGAGACTCCTGATAGAAATTAGCTGATTGCACCATGCCACAGGTAATCTTTGCCACGGTCATGTTGACAGGCCTTCGGTGAGAAATCTCAATGCTGGAAGTTGCCAAGAAACTCAGTTGACCCTTAATGCCAAAAACCTTTATTGGAGTTTTCATGGCGACGGGCTAATACAGTGGTTATGAACTCCATGACCCTAGTTCGACTCTGTTGGATTTTCTCGATCGAGACTTTCTTGTAACTTTTGGTGGGAGGACTAAAATCGGATAAAAGGCTGACTTGGGCTATGGACTTGAGGGGTAAGAAAGAGAGTATGGGGTGCAGAATGGCATCTGGGAGATCGCTGATCCAGTCCTCGACATGCTTGTTCTCTTCTTTGAGAAGAAGCTCTTTTGTTCTGTCTTTGTAGCCCTGCAGGATTCCCCGGCTGCGTTTGTCTCTTCCtggagaatatattttttttatcattgatGCCCTGGTTTCCATGGCTGTATTTGGTGGGTTAAGAACTTTGAAGGTTGGAATCTTAAAAGTTATTTCAAATGCTAGACCTGACGGGGGGAAATCCCTGCGCCTTCCATTCATTCAGCTGAAAGAGAGACGGTATTTGTGGCTGAATGTTATTGCTTCTGGCAATATCTATGGCTGTTCGTATCAAAAATCCAATAGCTAAAGCCATCTCAGGTTAGCACCTTTCTAACATGTAAGTGTAGATAATTTAAAGTCTACCCCTCAGAATGATTTCGTGCCAAAATGTTACTTCCAAGTTTCAGCTTGGTATCACAACGAGCTGTAGCAGCTGGGACATTGGTTTGCTTCACAAAGCTGAACTGAACCAAAGTAAACTTACTTTAATGTCAAGAGCTAGCCTTCACTCTCACCAATAATCTCCACATGAACAAAATCCATCCTTGAAATGATGAAAACGTTTTGCATCCCGAACAACTATCTCCCTATTAACAAGCTTCGAAATAAGCTTAGTCGCCGAATGGCAATTTACACATGCCCGTAGATTCTTTGTTATTCTAAGGGTAGTTCCAGGAGGTGTACTTATGAGACCATAGGCAATTGCTAGCCTTTCACTATGATTACATAGAGTTTCCTCTGTCTCTTCATAATTCAGGTCATGTAGAATGGATTCTGCATGTGGGACAAATCCTGCCTCCTTCAATCTCTTCTCCAGTTTCTCAAGCTCCTCAGAAATTTCCTTGTACCTTGGATGTGACTTGTCTCCCACACGGAATGCCTGAAGTTTCCCATTGATCTCAATCAAACTATACCCATAGTCCTTAGTCAAACCTTTCTCCTTCATCAATACACGTACCTTTCCAACATGATTCCACAAACGGGCAGAAGCATAGAGATTTGAAAGCTGCACATAATGCCCTGTCTCATACGGGTCTAATGTAAAAAGATGCTTCGCGGCAAATTCTCCCAATGTCAAGTGGCGATAGATCTTGCATGCACTCAGAAGTGCTCCCCAAACACTTACACCTGGTTCAATTGGCATGTTGGTTATGAAATCATAAGCCTCATCCAAACGGCCTGCACGTCCAAGAAGATCGACCACACAAGCATAATGTTGGTGTCGAGGCTCAATCCCAAAATACCTCATGCTGTGGAAAAGTTCCCATCCCTCTTCTACAAGGCCTGAATGATTGCATGCTGTTAGGAGCCCAACAAAGGTGACGTCATTGGGGCATACCCCATCTTGCTTCATTGCATAGTAAAGATCAATGGCTTCTCGGCCCTGACCATGCAATCCATAGCCAACAATCATGGAGCTCCACACAACCACGTCCTTATCAAGTGTTCTATCAAAAACAATGCGAGCCAAATCAACACTTCCACATTTTGCATACATGTCAATAAGGGCTGTATTGACAAGAACATCATCACTATACTCACTCCTCATGATATAGTCATCCATCCATCTTGCTAATTCAAGGGACCCCACTTGGGAACAAGCTAAGATGGCAGACCTCGCAGTTATAGAATCTATCCGTATTTTCTTAGATATCATCTCACGGAATAGCTCTACAGCTTCCTCAGCAAAACCGTTCTTTGCATAACCTGAAATCATGGCATTCCACAGAATCACACTTGGTATCTCCATCTGATCAAAAAAGGATCGCGCAAGTGTCACCTGCCCACATTTTGCATACATGGAAGTGAGTGAGATGAGTAAGTCTGGTTCATATTCAAGGCCCATTTTAATGACACAGCCCTGCACTGATTTCCCTTGCTGCAGATCCTCAACATCTGTGTAAGCCCTTAGAACACTCACGAGTGCTATCCAATCAGGTCTCGTACTACTGTGTCTCATTTGACTGAATATTCTCAATGCTTCCATAGGCTCACCATTTTGTGCATACCCAGAGATAATGGAAGTCCATGAGACAACATTCCTATCACATAAATCATCAAACACCACCCTAGAAAGCCCAATCTGACCACATTTTGCATACAATGCAACAAGCGCATTCTGTACCAACACGTCGGATTGGAACCCATGTCTAAATATCTGCGCATGAACCTGCCATCCCATTTTGAGAGCTGGCAAGCCACTGCAAGCCTTAAGCACATGCATAAAAGTAAAGCTATCCGGACTAACCCCTGCCATCTGCATATTCGTGTACATTTCAAGAGCATCTCCAAACATATCATGCCTCGAATAACTTCTAATGATCGCATCCCACAGAAAAACGTCCGGGTTACAAAATTCATCAAACAGGTTACGTGCATAACGAATTTCTCCAAGATTCGTGCTTTTATTGATCAATTTAGtggtcaaaatcaaaatatcgtGAGATCCAGAGACCAGTAACTGGGAATGGATTTGATTCAAATGGCTCTTGTGGGTCGAATTATCGATGAGAGATTCGAAGATCGCGTCCGGATCAACTGCGTGATGAGATTTGGCCTTTTCTAAATAGGAGTCCAGATGAAGAGGTGATGATGAATAGCAGtgattaaaaaatgtgtaaagaGAAGCACGAAACTCAGACGATATCGCCTTTATAGGATCCAACTGTCGGACTTTGGCGggaagggaaaagaaattaaaagaagaagcGTTGAAGAGTTTCCTAGCGAGAGATAGGTTCAGAGTCATGTGTGTGTTTTCTACCATCGCTTTGAAACTGACGCTGTTGATAGAAGCTAGCAACCTTCGGAATTGCGTGGAGGTTATGTTTAGAATTTGTCGTTCGAAAGAATATTTGACCCGAACATTGTTTTAGTTTATCCAAAACTTTGTTCTcaattttaatgtgttttttttttttattatttgtacttATCGTAACAAGGATGTTCGTTGGGGTCGGGGTGCCTCTACCGGGTCCCCTACTCTTGTATCCCTTTAACTTCcatggaaaacaaaaacaaactaacAATAAAGGCCGACTTTGAAAGCGCATTTTCATTCCGGTGACTTGCTTAATTCCCATTGAAGTTTCAGCGagttcttactttttttttcccacacaTTTATTCGAAAGGGAAGCCATATGAGTTTCTAAGAATGTCCCTAAAGACCACATGCGTGTATGCCAATTGAAGATTTGGCCTGTTAACTTTGGAACTGTAGATGCAAGAGTTTGGTTAGGATTAAGTGACTAAAATGATATGTTTAGATATGATTAGGTGACTAAGATGATAGACTTCATCTTATATTGAGATTTATATTTtggataaatgtaaaataatttgaatttctcTAAAGTTGTTTTAATCTTATCTAGATGTTGTTAGCTAAGAAGTGTTTTAGATAAATTAGAAGTGTAGAAGTCGAGTTTCAAGAGATAGATCTTATTCAgagaagagtttgaatatgAAACTACCAATACTGAGAATATAAGTATCAGGTGCCAGCAAACCACCAGAAGAGTTTCACTGTGACTTGGAAATTgcttccaaaaatatatttgaactgCCCTACTAATTAGGAACATCAGATATTCAATTCTAGATATTTGTTTACAGTATTTTCCAGtacatattttggtgagaaaatttcttggagaattttcatattgttcaTCTCAAAAAGTATAATCGTTAATCCAAGATTGAGATAACGTGATCGTGATTCAGCCATTGAAATTACAAGAGAAAAGTCAATATTTGGAGATCCTTAAAAGTTCTGGATACTATTATGGTAGAGGCAAACAGGTCATTTGTCTtgtcaagtaagagagtcaattgacaaaaattttagaattgagacttacttgtacttgatttttaaataacaaaattgattTCTCTGGATTTGACTGTCCCGTaagattttacctttaaagagctCTTTAAAAGGTTTACATTCATTACTAATCTTGTtgttatacaatttatttactttatgttattattttattattaaataattgcatgattgacgactaatcaatttattaaatgaattgaTAGATCTTTGTATTACAATATAGAGACATTTGGATAACTTCACAAACAAATCATGTCATGACAACCATATACaacaaattatgaaatttagAGCTAGCGTTCAGCGTCGTGGAATTGACGGAATATTCTAATACTCATGTCCAAcccttacaaaaataaataaatcgaaTATTCTCTAGTAGTCTTGGGGTTGGATCTCTTTTGGTCCATGCATgaatattcctttaattttttttgtttctttctagTTTCTTGGTTATATATTTAATCAGTTCTGGAGTACTCATAGTAATCCTTTAgtttggaagatttttttttttatttttttattttttaccgaAGAGCCAGTAACCACCCACATAGCAGTTccgtcccaattttattaaaaaaagaaaataaaactcacTTGTGACAGAAGAATACCGTAGAAATAAAAGGACACGTTAGGTTTACAGAAAATATCCCCATCCATCAATGGAATAAATCCCCATGCATCAACCAACCTATACCAGGACCAACAAGACACCATCTAAAATTTTGACACTTGGAGTTACAaattcctaaaaaaatatacagaaatTGATTTGAATGATCTTGCTTGATTGTAGGCTGGATGTGCTCTGCTCAGTTTCCCTGATCTTCGCAATTTGTCTTTATACGGCCCCTCAAGATTGAGCTTCCATCAGCAAGCCCAATCTTGTTTCTTAAGATTTCGGTTCTTTGTCTTGACAATGGCTTTGTCAGCAGATCAGCCAATTGGTCTTGTGTATGAACATGCCAAACTTGGAGAGAACCACGTTGAACCAGATCACGAACAAAATGGAGATCGATTTGTATGTGTTTCATGCGTGAATGTTAGACCGGATTGAAACTTAGATGCGTAGCACCAAGATTATCACAGAGTAATAAGGGAGCTATGTTAAGTGGAAAACCCAGCTCGTGGAGGAGTCCAAGGAGCCACATTGTCTCGGATACCGCATTTGCAAGAGCTCGATATTCAGCTTCGGTGGTAGATCTTGCAACTACCCTTTGTTTCTTTGAGCCCCATGAAATGGGATTTGGGCCTAAGAAGCTAATGTAGGCAGATGTGGATCGATCATCAATATtcccagcccaatcagcatcggaGTAGGTGATTAAAGCTAAAGATCCAGATTTTGTGAGTTGTATACCATGGAAGATGGTTTGCTTTAAGTACCGAAGAAGCCTTTTTGTTGTTGTGAAGTGATTGGTGGTAGGCTTGTGCATGAATTGGAACAACTTATTAACCACGAATGAAATATCTGGACGCGTTAAAGAAAGGTACTGCAGGCTGCCAATGATCCTTCGAAATTTTGTGCTGTCCGCATTTGCTGTGCCATCAAGTAACTTGAGAGGCTGAGTTGTTGAaagaggagttgagacatctttGGCACCACTCATGTTGGTATTTGATAGTAACTCTCGAATGTGCTTGTGTTGTAAGAGAAATAGTCCAGCTTGAGTAGAAACAACTTCcacaccaagaaaaaaaatgaagtaaacCCATATCCTTAAGAAAGAAACGATCTCCCAGTTTCTTGATGATTAAAGCCacaaaatttttgttatttcctGTAATCACAAGATCATCGACATACACCAAGAAATAACAGATTATAGAGTCCTTCCAATGAATAAACAAAGATGAATCAGCTCTAGAATTTTCAAACCCAAGCTCAAGCAGTACATTTTCTAGTGTAGTGTACCAAGCCCTAGGggcttgtttgagaccatatatTGCCTTTTTAAGCCTGCAAACATGATTTGGTTTAGATGGATCCTTGAAACCTGGGGGTTGAATCATATAAATAGTCTCAGATAATGCACTATGTAAAAAGGCATTATTAACGTCCATTTGTCTTAAATCCCAACCATTCGCAACAACAATAGACAAAACAGTTCAAATGGTGGCTGGTTTAACTACTGGACTGAAAATCTCTTTGTAATCAAGCTCTAGATGCTGATTATAACCCTTTACAACTAACGGGCTTTGAATCGATCCACTGATCCATCAGGTTTTCTCTTGACCCTGAACACCCACTTGCAGCCACTGGATTACAGTTCAAAGGAAGTGGTACTAAATCTCAAGTTCCATGCTTCATGAGAGCTGTAAGCTTACTAGACATAGCATCACGCCATTGTGGTTGAGATAAGGGCCGACTCACACAGGTTGGTTCAATGGTCTCAGGAAGTGGATGTTTAGACTCAGAATGGAgttgttttggtttgaaaattttgttcatTGACCGAGTGGTCATTTGGTAAAGACGGGAAACAGTTGGGTATGAGGGAATTTGGGCATTTAGGTTTTGGGAGTTTTCAGTTTGTCCAATTGGTTGCTCAACAGGTGAGGCATGAGTGCTCAGTGAGTGTGAATCATGCAGACCAGTGTTGGGATTACAACTAGGAGATAACGAATTTAAGTGCAATGAATTTTGACCTAGATTTTCAGATGAAAtcggaggaggagaagaagaagggttAACAAGATTACCTGAGGAGGATGCATCGACGGCGGCTACACCTTCCGGAGTAGTTGATACGAGCAGCAGAGCAGACGACATTGGCGAGGGCACTGGCACGGGCACGAGCGTCACCTGGGCATCGAAGAACAGAGAGGGATTTTGAGATTCGGGTGTGTGGGTTTTCGGTTTGGTAGAAGACAGAGTGGGAGTGTTTGGTTCATCAAATAGAACATGCCTAAAAATGTAAATCTTGTGAGTTTTAAGATCAAGACATTTGTAGGCGTTTTCGGTTTGAGAGTACCCGAGAAACATAGAGGGTGAGAATTTTGGCTGCATTTTATGAGTGTTGTAAGGCCGAGTAAGTGGGTAACAAAGATACccaaattttcttaatttgagataatttaatttttgaccAAAGAGAGCTTCAAAAGGGGGATCAATTTTGAAGAAGAGAAGTGGGTTGCCTATTGATTAAATAGGATGCTGTTTAGAAAGCATGAGGCCAATTTGGAAAAGGTAGCGATGTGTCATGAAGAAAAGTGAGACCTATTTTAACAAGATGACGGTGACGACGCTCAgagacaccattttgttgtgaggTGTGTGGGGCGGTGGTATAATGACCAATaccatttatcaataaaaatgattttaaagcaATGAATTCCCCACCATTATCAGagtacaaattttttattttggtttggaaGCATGTTTCTACAAATTTTTTGACGTGAGGGAAAATTGTAGACACCCCGGATTTTGCAGCCATTGGATAGAACCGCATGTATTTTGTGAAGTGATCAATCAAAATGAGGTTATAACGAGATCCGTCGATTCCGGTATAATGTgcaggtccccaaacatcagtgTAAATGAGTTCAAGTGGTGCATGACTTTGAAGACTATTGGTATGAAAAGGTTGTTTATGAGCTTTATTAATGGAGCATGAACTACATAATTgagaaagatttttttctttgacaaCAGGAAGAGAAAAACTTTTTAACAAGATGATGAACTATTCGAAGAGATGGATGTCCAAGGAGCTTGTGCCACCCATCAATTGAGGTCCGCTCGTGCACATTAGCAACCATGTTGGAGGTGGGAGACATCATTgattccaaaaaaatataaacaccaTTTTCACACACTCCTTGAAGTAGAATTGCCCCCGTGATCTTGTCCTtcacaaagaaatgaaaaggatgaaattcaacaaaaacgTTGTTTTGTTTGGTAAGATGATGAACGAAAAGTAAATTTTTGGAAAGATTTGGAACACAAAGAGTATCACTCAGGATAAAAGTGCGATTGGGTGAATGTAATTCCAAAGAACCAATGTGTGAGACAGCCAAACCTGAACCATCCCTAAGAATCACTTCATCAATACCATCATATTCATTGTGAATGGACAAATTTGCAAGATCACCAGTTATATTGTGCGAGGCCGCTGAGTCCATGAGCCAAGTTTTGTCTTTGCCATTAGAAGAGGTTACACAGTTGACTGTGAAATCTTTGGACTAGAGTTGAGGACAGTGCTTTGCGGTATGGCCTATTTGCTCACAAAACTGACAGCGCGGTGTGTAACGTTTCTGATTGTTGTTGGGCTTCCCAGACCCATGGTTGGAGTGATGTCCATCACGTTAGTGGCCATTTTATTGGTGGGCTGAGTTTTGGCCTTGATTTCGGTATGGCCCGTTCGGTTTATAAGACTTCTTTGAAAAGTCACCCCCAGATGAAGGATGGCTTTTGTTTGTGAAATTTGCCGTCATCACCATTTGTTGAGTAGCAGCTTCCAGACGCCGAAGTTAAGATTCGTGACCCACTAAGAGGTCGTGCAGCTCTTCAAACACCAAGGACTTCTCCCGTGCTCGGATCGGTGTAGCTATCTCACGGAAATCAAGCCCTAACCCATTCAAGACATAGAGGGTTAAATTGTCATCAGAAATTGGATGATCGATGATGGCGATTTCATCCGCCAGAGCCTTCACAGCATGCAAAAAGTCAAAAATTGACCTATTTCCACGTTGAATCAAGGTGAGTTCCTCCTTGAGTTGCATAGCCCTTGTTCTTGAACGGCTAGCATATAACGTCTTGAGTTTATTCCAAGCCTCATGTGATGTTTTTGCCGTGGCTATGAGTGGTGTGATTGTGGGGGGATGTAGAGACTAGGATGGCACTGAGGATAAGTTTATCCTGACGAACCCAATAAGTTTTGTTGAGATCGGTAGTTGAAGTGCCGACTGGAGGAGGGCAAGGAGATATGCCATTGACATAGTCAAGCAAATAATAGCCAATAAGGAGTGCTTCAAATTGAGCACACCATTGAGGAAAGGTAAAGGGTGTTAACTTTTCATTGATTTGGGCAGTGATATTGAGGGCAATAAGTTGTTTATCAGTGCCGGATATGGTATGGGTATTGAGTGGAATGGATTCTGAGGAGGACGACATATTGGGGATCGGATGCTCTTGAGAGAATGGCTCttctgataccatataaaaGAATTAACACTTCTGTTGTCAAAGAAATTTTCCACACTTTATTGATGTAATGGGACCTGACTTATATACATAGCTAGGAAAATCTATTTACGGCAATGTACATCAATTTGCCTAAAACTATGCAGCAGTTACagatttgttaaaataaatgcaacggttacaaaaatatacaaaaattgaTTTGAATGATCTTGCTTGATTGTAGGCTAGATATGCTCTACTCAGTTTTCCTAATCTTTGCAATCTGTCTTTATACCTTTAGCAACAAACTTTGCCAGGCTATCAGCAGAAGGATTACGCTCTCTGTAAATGTGATTACAGGTAAACCAAATCTCATCAAGAGAACTCATAACCTCTTCCCATAAATCCTCCAGGTACCACAAACCGCATCTCCTGTTACTAATCCAATCAGTAATCAGTTTTGAATCCATTTCAATCTCAATGGCCTCAAATCCCATATATCGAGCAAACCTCATTCCATGATACAACTCCATTGCCTCTGCATGATTATTAGTACATTGACcaagaggaaaagagaaaccCAAAACCATATCACCAGAATGATATCTTATAACTCCCCTTGCACCCGACGCACCAAGATTTCCCAATGAACATCCATCCACATTTAGTTTACACCATCCCCTCTTAGGTCTCTCCCACTTTACAATTCTCTCTGCTTTTTTTTAGCCTGTGGGATGGGAAGACTTAAAGCCTATAAAATCTCCTCATCTCTTCTGCTAAAACTTTCCTGACCTTTCATTTTTGAACCCACCCAAGATAGCCCGTACTTTATAGAGATCCATACCGTTTCAATAGATTCCTGAGTGCCTTCCATACAAGTCTTACATCTCCTCCACCATAATCTCTAAGTAACAATAATTGAAAGGATACCCAAAACTGCCCTCTGCAAAAGGACCTTTTTGCACGTCGAAACCAGCATTCAATCTTTTCTTTCCATGATCTTCCTGCCAAAAACGGCATGCCTAAATGAGAACAACATTGTCTCCAAAGTTGTGTAGCAAATTCCCCCATAGCAAGAACATGGTTATGATCTTCATAAGCACTCAAAGGATAGCAACCACACCTTGAGACAATATTAATGCCAACTCGACATAATCTGTCATCCACCGATAAACAAACATGCAAGGCTTTCCACatcaaaaatgacattttttttggaAGGGAAGGGTGCCAGATCCATTCCATCCATTGCACACGTGATGCATGAACTCTTAGGCAATCCCTAGCACTTCGAGTTGTGaattttccatccattttcAATGTCTAGATTAGAACATAGCGGTTCCTCTCCCACCCAATGATCCCTCTAGAAAGACAAGTTTCCATTTTTTACACACCACAAGGAATTTTTTTGCACCATTGGAAAATTCCACATGAGCATACGCCAAAAACTAGTTCCCTTTGAAGGATCAACAAGTGAAATATGTCCTGAACCCACATACTTTGCTAAGAAAAATTGAGCCCATAAAGTTTTTCCTTGTAGAAGATTCCAAATTGGcttcatatgaaaataattttacacaTCCTAAAGATTTCGGAGTGCCATGCCACCTTCCATCACCGGCTTACACATCCCCTCCCACGAGcaccatttcttttttggtttcccATCACTAAGACCCCAGAAAAAGTACTCATTAATCTCTTGATTTTCTCCAACTCACTATCTGGcgtagaaaaaatagataagcagTGTATCGGCATACTTTGCAAAACATGTTTTAGTAAGAGTAGTCTAGCGCCACTTGACAACAACTTTCCTTTACATCCCTCTAATTTGCTTCTAACTTTATTCACTATCTCCTCAAAATGATGTGTCAATAATCGCCCTGAAATAATAGGAACCCCTAGGTAAGTAAAAGGTAACTTACTTTCACTAAAACCTATGAGCTGAAGCAACATGCAGCGCCTTGCAAGGGTAATTTTGTtagagaaaataattgaaaattttacttTATTGACAACCTGCCCTGACCATGCTTCATAATCATTGCAAAATCTTTATGATGGCTCGCATCGAATCTTTTCCTCTATTAGAAAAAACTACAATATCATTAGCATATAATAAGTGAGAGATTACGGGAGATCCCCTCGGAAGGAGGAAAGATTTTATTTTCCCGGTAGCAACCTGATCCTTTATCAAGCGAGAGAGAATTTCCTCTACCAAGATAACAAGGTACGGAGAAAGAGGGTCCCCTTGTCGCAGTCCCCTACCATCTTTGAAAAAACCTTTTGGAACACCATTCTAACAATTGCAAACCAAGGGGACGAGATGTACTTCCTAATTAAGCCACACACTCTTTCAGAAAAAACCAAAATAGGCCATAACATGAAGAAGGAACTCCCAATCAATGCTATCATATACCTTAGCTATATCTATTTTAAGCACCACATTCCCCCCACGGGTTGGTTTATTCAGACCAGGAATCAATTCTTGTGTTAaacttatattttcttaaatgttCCGCCTAGGAATAAAGGCCCTTGCTCTGGAAAAATATTCCGATCTAGCAAAGGAGAAATATGGTTAACAAGAATTTTAGAGTAAACCTTATAGATTATGGAACACAAGCTAATAGGACGAAACTTGTCAAAATTGGTTGGGTTCTCCACTTTTGGAATAAGCACGAAAAAAGAGGTAGAGTAAAACCTGGGAAATACTCCACCCTAAATAAACTCTACAACTGCATCAATCACATCTCTACTAACAATATTCCAACAAACACGGAAAAAACTTGAATTAAAACCATCCGGGCCTGGGCAACTATCCACAGGAATGGAGCTGATTGCATCATATACCTCCTTTGACGATGGCCTCTTgcacaaaatatcattttcctccTCAGTTACCACCTTCGCCGCTAGATCATCAAGATTCGGGAAGGTAGAACATGGACGAGCCTCCAAGAACTTTTGGGAATAGACGATCGCACCATTATGAACCTGCTCAGCAGAAGTCAGTAGCATGCCATCCCCTAACCTGATCATATTAATCATTTGCTTTTGCCTCTTACTaactgcacaaaaaaaaaatag harbors:
- the LOC121251184 gene encoding pentatricopeptide repeat-containing protein At3g12770 translates to MVENTHMTLNLSLARKLFNASSFNFFSLPAKVRQLDPIKAISSEFRASLYTFFNHCYSSSPLHLDSYLEKAKSHHAVDPDAIFESLIDNSTHKSHLNQIHSQLLVSGSHDILILTTKLINKSTNLGEIRYARNLFDEFCNPDVFLWDAIIRSYSRHDMFGDALEMYTNMQMAGVSPDSFTFMHVLKACSGLPALKMGWQVHAQIFRHGFQSDVLVQNALVALYAKCGQIGLSRVVFDDLCDRNVVSWTSIISGYAQNGEPMEALRIFSQMRHSSTRPDWIALVSVLRAYTDVEDLQQGKSVQGCVIKMGLEYEPDLLISLTSMYAKCGQVTLARSFFDQMEIPSVILWNAMISGYAKNGFAEEAVELFREMISKKIRIDSITARSAILACSQVGSLELARWMDDYIMRSEYSDDVLVNTALIDMYAKCGSVDLARIVFDRTLDKDVVVWSSMIVGYGLHGQGREAIDLYYAMKQDGVCPNDVTFVGLLTACNHSGLVEEGWELFHSMRYFGIEPRHQHYACVVDLLGRAGRLDEAYDFITNMPIEPGVSVWGALLSACKIYRHLTLGEFAAKHLFTLDPYETGHYVQLSNLYASARLWNHVGKVRVLMKEKGLTKDYGYSLIEINGKLQAFRVGDKSHPRYKEISEELEKLEKRLKEAGFVPHAESILHDLNYEETEETLCNHSERLAIAYGLISTPPGTTLRITKNLRACVNCHSATKLISKLVNREIVVRDAKRFHHFKDGFCSCGDYW